One window from the genome of Cuculus canorus isolate bCucCan1 chromosome 12, bCucCan1.pri, whole genome shotgun sequence encodes:
- the LYSMD4 gene encoding lysM and putative peptidoglycan-binding domain-containing protein 4 gives MRLNENRTRSFQAPVTVHNFPGRQVYVFPGGQSGSEESSEEELNVMELRPRGKEQQQRCSTSRDRVGDVVLLEREITEDDNLNKLALQYGCKVADIKRVNNFIREQDLYALKSIKIPVKTHGLLTENSRELRPPTTALSQTGLTLVDLPEPEDGMSSSADSRHLSDYFKGIDKSIQDAVQAEVQLNTEYCMERPLPESGKQETTNGADCGIQWWNAVFIMLLIGIVLPVFYIIYFKTQGLAAHTSNVTQTSNITNISTDGLEGKLPQSSVVGRKS, from the exons ATGAGGTTGAATGAGAACCGGACAAGATCCTTCCAGGCTCCTGTCACCGTCCACAATTTCCCAGGCAGGCAAGTGTATGTGTTTCCTGGTGGCCAATCTGGTTCTGAAGAGTCATCAGAGGAGGAACTCAATGTTATGGAATTGCGACCGAGGggcaaggagcagcagcagcgatGCAGCACTTCTCGGGACAGAGTTGGAGATGTGGTACTACTGGAACGAGAGATTACGGAGGATGATAATCTTAACAAGCTAGCCCTGCAGTATGGTTGTAAA GTTGCGGATATCAAACGTGTGAACAACTTCATCCGGGAGCAGGACTTGTATGCACTGAAGTCAATCAAGATCCCTGTGAAGACCCATGGGTTGTTAACGGAGAACAGCAGAGAACTACGGCCGCCCACGACTGCGCTCTCCCAGACTGGCCTGACGCTCGTGGACTTACCAGAGCCTGAAGATGGcatgagcagctctgctgacagCAGACACCTGAGTGACTACTTCAAGGGGATTGACAAGAGCATTCAGGATGCGGTGCAGGCAGAGGTGCAGCTAAACACAGAGTATTGCATGGAGAGGCCGCTGCCTGAGTCAGGGAAGCAGGAGACCACTAATGGTGCGGACTGTGGAATCCAGTGGTGGAACGCAGTTTTTATTATGCTCCTGATAGGAATTGTCCTGCCAGTGTTTTATATCATCTATTTTAAAACTCAAGGCCTGGCGGCCCATACCTCCAACGTAACACAAACCtcaaatattacaaatatttcaacAGATGGATTGGAAGGGAAATTACCGCAAAGCTCAGTTGTAGGAAGAAAATCCTGA